The Aythya fuligula isolate bAytFul2 chromosome 1, bAytFul2.pri, whole genome shotgun sequence nucleotide sequence aCTCCACATACTAAACTGTCCAAGTTAAATAAAGTCATGTGGgggggttttgcttttttttttttttttttcttttgctctgtgttGGTGCCATAGAGGAAGGAACACATGCCAACAAAACATCTTGAATTCCAAAGGACCAGCTAtatagctttgttttctgtaaaaagtGACATACTGCACATGGATAGGAAAAACATAACAGAACAGAACCCTTTTGCAATAAGAGATGTACTAGTGATCAACTCTGCAAACAATACCAAACATGACAATCTTGTCAAGAAAGAGAAGATCCCATGTGAAATATACCCTTTTCCATATACTGAAGACCACTTTATCAAcgaaacaaaatgtaaatacagaacTATCCTACTCAATACGTTGGTGAGACAATTATTTATGTGTAGTTCTGACCCATGTTATATGCTGGTAATGACCGTATATTGCGTTTTAAAGATAAAGAACACATTATATGATGCCTAAAAATGTTATGACTTTCTGATGAAGCATAATTGCTAGTAAAGAGAAACCAACAAATAAACAGATGATATTGgcaagaaattttaaaattcagatacTCATCATTTCATATTCtcacatttgaaatatttatcaaGTGTTTAtcagaaactattaaaaaatcACATGTGCTGGGATACATACGAGAGACATCAGTTGTCCCATCTTACAGTGATGCTGTGTTTATCAATATACTTGCCATTGCCTGCTGCCCAAAGGGGTAAAGATATTGTAAATAGATGTGTACAGTCCATTATTTGATCTTCTGAAATGCCAGTAAACATGAGGGTCTGTACTAAGCAATCAGAAACTGGCTACAACCACTGTCAAGTCATTGTGTTTTGGTTAactaatgaaagagaaagaaagaaagaaagaaagaaaagaaagaaagaaagaaaagaaagaaagaaagaagaaagaaagaaagaaaaagaaagaaaagaaagaaagaaagaaagagaaggaaggaaggaaggaaggaaggaaggaaggaaggaaggaaggaaggaaggaaggaaggaaggaaggaaggaaggaaggaaggaaggaaggaaggaaggaaggaaggaaggaaggaaggaaggaaggaagaaggaaagaaggaagaaaagaaggaaagaaagaaggaaggaaggaaggaaggaaggaaggaaggaaggaaggaaggaaggaaggaaggaaggaaggaatggaaggaaggaaggaaggaagggaggaaggaaagaaaagaaagaaagaaaagaaagaaagaaagaaagaaagaaagaaaagaagaaagaaagaaagaaagaaagggaagaaagaaagaagaagaaagaaaagaaagaaagaaagaaagaagaaagaaagaaaagaaagaaagaaagaaagaaagaaagaaagaaagaaaggaagaagaaaagggggaacaacaaaaaagagaaagaatactgataaaaccaaagcatttttttttcctgctaagaTGAATGCCTACTACATGGCCCTCACTAGCTTGCCCCGCTAGATGCCTGAGCAGGAGGTTGCTAAAAGGCATATTTTAGCataaagaaacattattttttcctattgtgAACAGATTATATGTCTTAGATTGTCTGTTAAGATTTGGTCTTAATTGGGATTATGTATAATGATTTATAAGGTTATCATGATACTGTATTggctttgagaaaaaaaaaaaaggcaaaaaaaaaaaaacaaaaaagctctcAATGTAGTGCAACACTTCAGAGCATCTGCAGACTTTGGAATccatcctggagaaaaaaaaaaaaaaaaaaaaaaaaaagtcccagtAGTTTTACTTGTAAGAATGATGAGTATATTAATGCTCTGCAGGGCTACACACATGATTAAAGTTGTTCATGTGCTTAAGTGCCTGCAGGATGAAGGTTTAAGCTGGGACTTTTTACTTTCACAAGTAAAGATACTTAAGTGAGTAAGAATTTGCAGGATTCGGTCCTAAAATagtgaaggaaagagaaatgctaaTGTGCATATAAAAATAGGTgctacaataaaatattttttttatatttcatcaaTAAGTTATTTTCACTACCCAGTTATGGATCATATATCTCTGCACTCTTTAATGATTTGTCCACATCTACAGCGATCCTTTTAACgatcataatatatatatatttttttttaattcaaaagtcCAGAAAGCATACAAACACAtccttaaaaaaaggaaaccttGTATTAAAGTCGGGGTGTGCTAATCTCTCCATAAAAGCCATTTAAACTCACCCATGGCTAACATGGCTAAAAGGGGAAAATGTGCGCTGTACAtaaccagaaagaaaataaaactaaacaatgttggtttaaaagaaaacaaaacaaaacaaaaacaaaacaaaacaaaaacaaaaagacacacacacacaaaaaaaaaacactaacaaaaacaaacaaacaaaaaaaaaacacaaggacCATCACTTTTGTACTTGTAACCTGAATATGACCTGACAAGACCCTCCCGCCACCTTCCCCAAGCACACATAGACTCATGCACAATACCAGTGTTGTGCCCAGTTTACATAATAGGTGGTtttctgcagaagtaaaagaaaaataaataaataaaaaataaataataataaaaaaataaaggcagccgaaaatgaaataaaataaacagcacaCTCTTTCAGAATCATTcccaaaagctgaaaaatcccGTGCCAAGGCACTTCACCCtacaataaaatgaatttaaggggaaaaaagaggggggtgaggtggggcagggggaggtcagcatttatgtttctttgttttgcatgtggttattaaatacaaatactCTAGAGAAGGAGCTGCTGTGGTTGGCGGGGAAAGGGGTTTCTCTGCACTGTTTCTCAGAACTGGCTGAATGTGGTCTGTTTTTCCAGCACTTCGAGGTAGTCCGGCTCTGCgtttagttttgcttttagCTCCAGGTACTCGTTCCTGTTGGGCTCTACATAGACAGTACTCGGGGGACTGTAGAGCACCGTCTCCCGGAGCCTGCCGTCCCCCGGCCCCGGGTGCAAGTACTGGTGGGCACGCCTAAGGTCATAGTTGGGGGAATAGGTGTAGGCGGCGGGGAGCTTGGGGTAGTCGGGGAGGGTGGAGCCGGCTGTGCCCAgcgtggaggaggaggagtgttTGTCGGGCTCCAAAATGCCCCTGTAAAAGCGATCGGCGTCTTGCACCGGGGAGAGCAGCTCCTCTCGCGGCTCGATGGTGCTCACGCTGTACGCGGGGCTGCGCCCGGGCACATCCTCCCCGCCGGgtgccggcggcggcgggggcggcgggggaggctgggtgcccccccccccgcttgCAGGGGGTGGCTGCTGTAGGTGACCTTGAGCTCGTGGAGGTCTTTATAATCCTCGCCCGCGTTGCCCTCCCGGGAGCGGTAGATGGGGTTTTTGCACATGTGGCCCAAGGGGTGCGGGATGTACTCGTAGACGTGCCCGGCAGGGGTCTTCACTTTGGGCAGcgccgcgccccccccgccgccgccgccgcggtggggagggtgctgctggaggtgcgggtggtggtggtggtggtgggcgCCGCTGTAGACGCTGTACTGCATGTTGAAGGAGCTCACGTCGGAGTTGTTGGCGCTGGCGTGGTCACCCTGGCCCTTCTTGCGCCGCTTCATCACTAACACGAAGAGCCCCGCCGCCACGAAGACCGACATGATGAagaccagcagcaggctgaggatCAGCACCGAGAGCGGCACCGAagagccgccgccgcccgcagGCGTGGAGCCGCCCACCGCCACCGTGCCATTGAGGCGCAcggtggaggaggagggggtggTCCTGGCCGGGAGCTGGCCCGGGGACGGCGTGGGCGTGGAGACGACGATGTCCGAGTAGTCGGGGCACAGCAGCTCCGCCCGGACGGCTCGCATGTCGCTCTGGGCGAACTTCTTCGGGGACTCGCAGATCACCTGGTCTACCAGGACGCCGGTGTTGAGCTGCTCCAGCCACAGCTTCATGCCTACCACGTCGCAGGTACAGTCCCAGGGATTCTCGTGCAGGTCGATCTGCAGGAGGGATTTCAGCTGGTCCAGCACCCCGCTCACTGGCAGGTAGGAGAAGTGGTTGCTCCGCAGGCTCAGCCTGTAGAGGGAGAGACCAGAAAAAATGTTCCCAGGCAAAGATCTCAGAAGATTGTTATTCAAAAACAAGAGCTGAAGGTTGGGGATGGGTTCAAAGGTGCCCGCCTCTATCTCCCGGATGACATTGTACTGCAAGAAAAGGTACTGTAGGCTTTGTAGCCCATAGAACAGCTCTGGGCTCAGCCGCTCAATCCGGTTCCCATTCAGGTACAGCCTTCGCAAATTAGTTAAATCCCCAAAAGCCCGGTCCTGAATGACCGAGATACGATTATTGCCCAGGTGCAGTAAATCCAGCCCGGTGGCATCCACAAAATCTGCCCTGCGTACCAGAGCGATGTAGTTTTCTGTCAGATACATCTTCTTAGGATTATAAGGTTTGGGCTGTAGCTCAGAAATGCTCTCAATCTTCCTCTCCTGACAATTGACATTGAGGCCCAGGTCAGAAATCTGCAAGTTGCAAGTGCAGGCAGTGGGACACTCCAAAGGCACCGGGGATTTGGTCTGGTAGGCAATGCTGGGTCCGTAGTTGCTGTATCCCAGGTCTTTGGAGGGCAGACGGGAGGTGGGTCGCACCCTCGTCTTGTTGGGTTGGCGGGTCCCTTTGGGGGGCTTCAAGGGGATTTGTAAACAGCTGAAGAAGAAGTGGCCACGGAGTTGACTGAGGCTGGGGTAGTGTGGAAATACCCTGTGGTGCTCAATGGTGTCTGTGGCCTCATTTCGTAATCCGAGATGAGTCTCCTGGGGCAAAGCTCCTGCTTGGAAACTTCATCCAAATCTCGACCGTGTAAGCGAAAAGGGGTCTCACaaaccacatctcccaccagtgCAGAGTACGAGATACTGTCTAGCCAATCCTTTAGAGCAATCAACTCACAAGAACAATTCCAGGGgttttcctccagctgcagctccaccaCTTTATCCATGTGCTGCAAAAGGCCCACATAGGGCAACAGCTTCAGCCGGTTACCCCTCAGATCCAAGTGAGTTAAGGGCACAAAACGGAAAAGGTTGTTGGGCAAACTGGAGAGGAGGTTATCATTGAGAATCAGCACCTGCAGCAAATGCAGTTTGCTGAAGGCATTAGGTTCAATGATGCTAATATAATTATAATCAACCTGTAGGTATTCCAAACTCTCTAGACCAATGAAAGTGTCGTCTCGTAGAAGTTCCAGCTTGTTATTGTTCAAGTGTAGCCTTCTTAAGCCTCTCAGACCATGAAAGGCCCCTGTTTCAATGTCTTGTATGTCATTGCTCCCTAGATGCAAAATCGAAGCCCCCGTGTAATTAACAAATTGGTTTGGGTACAGCCTGTTCAAAAGGTTCCCAGACAACAAGAGGTGGTAGACAGGGAACCTCGGTGGACTGATCTCAAAAAGGCTGATGATCCCTCTGTTTTCACAGCTCACTGTTAGGATGCTGTCCTTCTCCTCACAAGGACACGCATTATCACAGATTTCCCCATAATACTCGATGCTTTCTGCCCACGAAAGGACTAGCGATGTTAAAGCAAACGCGATCGTCTGCAGCATCCagatatgcatttttttgttgagGTCCTGTTCCAAAGTTACTGTGGAGCAGCAAGCgtacattttatttcctgtaa carries:
- the SLITRK5 gene encoding LOW QUALITY PROTEIN: SLIT and NTRK-like protein 5 (The sequence of the model RefSeq protein was modified relative to this genomic sequence to represent the inferred CDS: inserted 1 base in 1 codon; deleted 2 bases in 1 codon); translated protein: MYACCSTVTLEQDLNKKMHIWMLQTIAFALTSLVLSWAESIEYYGEICDNACPCEEKDSILTVSCENRGIISLFEISPPRFPVYHLLLSGNLLNRLYPNQFVNYTGASILHLGSNDIQDIETGAFHGLRGLRRLHLNNNKLELLRDDTFIGLESLEYLQVDYNYISIIEPNAFSKLHLLQVLILNDNLLSSLPNNLFRFVPLTHLDLRGNRLKLLPYVGLLQHMDKVVELQLEENPWNCSCELIALKDWLDSISYSALVGDVVCETPFRLHGRDLDEVSKQELCPRRLISDYEMRPQTPLSTTGYFHTTPASVNSVATSSSAVYKXPLKPPKGTRQPNKTRVRPTSRLPSKDLGYSNYGPSIAYQTKSPVPLECPTACTCNLQISDLGLNVNCQERKIESISELQPKPYNPKKMYLTENYIALVRRADFVDATGLDLLHLGNNRISVIQDRAFGDLTNLRRLYLNGNRIERLSPELFYGLQSLQYLFLQYNVIREIEAGTFEPIPNLQLLFLNNNLLRSLPGNIFSGLSLYRLSLRSNHFSYLPVSGVLDQLKSLLQIDLHENPWDCTCDVVGMKLWLEQLNTGVLVDQVICESPKKFAQSDMRAVRAELLCPDYSDIVVSTPTPSPGQLPARTTPSSSTVRLNGTVAVGGSTPAGGGGSSVPLSVLILSLLLVFIMSVFVAAGLFVLVMKRRKKGQGDHASANNSDVSSFNMQYSVYSGAHHHHHHPHLQQHPPHRGGGGGGGAALPKVKTPAGHVYEYIPHPLGHMCKNPIYRSREGNAGEDYKDLHELKVTYSSHPLQAGGGTQPPPPPPPPPAPGGEDVPGRSPAYSVSTIEPREELLSPVQDADRFYRGILEPDKHSSSSTLGTAGSTLPDYPKLPAAYTYSPNYDLRRAHQYLHPGPGDGRLRETVLYSPPSTVYVEPNRNEYLELKAKLNAEPDYLEVLEKQTTFSQF